One stretch of Eretmochelys imbricata isolate rEreImb1 chromosome 1, rEreImb1.hap1, whole genome shotgun sequence DNA includes these proteins:
- the LOC144277574 gene encoding olfactory receptor 52R1-like — translation MQETPLCLTVGHFLPYSMSDLNTANFTSPSTFILLGIPGLEAAQIWISIPFCATYSIAVLGNFTILLIVKREPSLHGPMHYFLCMLAVTDLVMSTSTLPKMLSIFWFSSREISFSACLTQMYFIHSFAGMESGILVAMALDRYVAICHPLRYSMTLTNSMVAKIILAVVLGGAILVLPYPFLARHWPYCRTSIIPHSYCGHIAVVKLACADISISSYYGLFDLFSEIGMDVFFIAVSYTLILRAIFRLPTKDARLKTFGTCISHICAISALYIPDFFSSLLFRFGHNVPLHFLVLIASVYQLVPPCATPHYLWLRTKEIRGRLLQLFTHKES, via the coding sequence ATGCAGGAGACACCCTTATGCCTCACAGTTGGACATTTTCtcccctactccatgtcagatttgAACACAGCCAACTTCACcagcccctccaccttcatccttcTTGGCATTCCTGGCCTAGAGGCAGCCCAAATCTGGATCTCCATTCCCTTCTGTGCTACATACTCCATAGCTgtcttggggaacttcaccatcctgttgATCGTGAAGAGGGAGCCgagcctccatgggcccatgcactatttcctctgcatgctggctgtcacCGACCTGGTCATGTCCACGTCCAccctgcccaaaatgctgagcatcttctggttcagtTCCAGGGAGATcagtttcagtgcctgcctcacccagatgtacttcattcACTCCTTCGCAGGGATGGAGTCTGGAATCCTTGTGGCCATGGCTTTggatcgctacgtggccatctgccatccTCTGAGATATTCCATGACCCTGACAAACTCTATGGTGGCCAAGATAATCCTGGCCGTGGTGCTAGGTGGTGCCATACTTGTATTACCCTACCCCTTCCTGGCGAGGCattggccatattgcagaaccagcATCATCCCCCACTCCTATTGTGGGCACATAGccgtggtgaagctggcctgcgcTGACATCagcatcagtagttactatgGGCTGTTTGATCTTTTCTCTGAGATCGGAATGGATGTGTTTTTTATCGCTGTGTCCTATACTCTGATCCTCCGGGCCATCTTCCgcctccccacaaaggatgcCCGGCTCAAAACTTTTGGAACCTGCATCTCTCATATTTGTGCCATCTCAGCTTTGTACATCCCAGAtttcttctcctctctcttgTTCAGGTTTGGCCACAATGTGCCACTGCATTTCCTTGTTCTCATTGCCAGTGTGTACCAGCTGGTGCCCCCCTGTGCTACACCCCATTATTTATGGTTGAGGACCAAAGAGATCCGGGgcaggctgctccagctctttactCATAAAGAGTCCTAA